AAAGGAATGGCGCTGGAAAGCGAAATGCGTTTTAAAGATATTAATGGCAACTATCGCTGGCACCTGAATATTGCCTCACCTGTGTTAAATGAAGAAGGCGAGATCACTATGTGGGTTGGCTCGACGACCGATATTCAGCGGATGAAGGAAGAAGAACAACGAAAAAGCGATTTTATAGGTATGGTTAGCCATGAGTTGAAAACGCCGCTTACTTCGCTGAACGCATACCTTCAGGTAATGCAGGCCAAACTCGGTAAAGCGGATGATCAATTCATTGAGCGTTCGCTGGAACAATCTGCTAAACAGGTTAAAAAGATGACCGCCATGATCAATGGATTTTTGAATGTTTCCCGATTGGAATCCGGTCAGATTGCCATTAGTAAAGCACCGTTCGATATACAGGAACTTTTTGCGGAGGCACGTGAAGAAGTTAATCCTATGCACACGGCGCACACTATTACTTTTGCCTGCAAATCATCGGTGAGTATTTTTGGCGACCATGATAAGATCGGTCAGGTATTGAACAACCTGATCAGCAATGCGGTCAAATACTCCAGGCCCGGTACGGAAATCGTTGTTAACTGCAGGCTTGAAAATAAGCAGGTGGTAATTTCGGTAAGTGATGTGGGGATCGGCATCAAACCTGACGACGTTAAACATGTCTTCGACAGGTATTACCGTGCTGATTCCCTGGGACATGTTTCGGGGTTCGGTATCGGGCTTTACTTGTGTGCCGAGATCATCAGACGGCATGATGGAAAAATATGGGTAGAAAGCCAGATAGAAAAGGGCAGTACTTTTTATTTCAGCTTGCCGCTAAACTAAATGTAATTCACGTAGTTTCGTTGTTTAACAAGGATGCTTCTCAATAATTTGGCTCGAATAATGTCTATCGTAAATCTGTTATGATCAACGTTATATCTTAATTGGAAAGGATCGCGACCCATTGTATCTTAGCATGATGGAACAAGTGCTTAACTGCCTGGTAATTGATGACGACCCGGATGTAAATGCCTATGTATGCGAAATGGTAGATCAAATCCCATTTTTGCATTTGGCGGGATCATACGACAATGCTCCCGGGGCTTTGAATAGGCTGGAAGCAGGCGGCATAGGTTTACTGGTGCTGGATATCAATTTGCCTGGAATCGATGGGGTTACTTTTGCCAGTACCCTGAAAGACTTGCCAAGGGAGTACATACCACGCGTAATTCTCATCAGCGGCTCCCGGGATTATGCCGTTGATGGTTATAAAGTGGACGCCGTAGATTACCTGGTCAAACCATTTTCCTATGAAGACTTTTACCGGGCTGTAGCCAAAGTGCGAACGTTAGCGAACGTGCCTAAAACCTCGCCAGCCGATGAGTATTTGTTTTTAAAAGTGGAACATGACCTGATCCGTGTAAATATTAGAGAGATCTGTTACATAGAAAGTTTTAAGGACTACGTCAAAGTATTTACCGGCGACCAAACGATAATAGCTTTATCTACTCTAAAAGCTATGGAAGAACGTCTTTCAGGAAAGCGATTCATGCGTGTGCACCGTTCTTTTATCGTCAACATTGACAAGATCGAACAAATTCAGCACTTAACCATCAGGTTTGGAAAAACCATCATCCCGGTCACTGAGCAATACCGCGAGGCTTTCAAGGCTGAATTTCGCGAATGGCTCTAACGGATGAGAGCCTGTTTTCGTCGGCCGGAAATTCGTTTTGGTCGAAGCGGCTTGCCAACTAATTATCGATGGCGTTCATTTGAGTATAATTTAAAAGAACGACCATGAAAAAGATGATAATGATTGCCCTGATGCTTGGTTTAGGAACCTTTGCCCGGGCTGCTGAAAAAAATGATTCTACCAAACGCGATACGGTGAAGATCAACAATCAGTTACGCAAATTAAATGAAAAGCTGACCGATCTGCAGGCGGAACTGACCAAAGTTCAAAACCGTTTGCCTGATGAACAGGCCGCTGCCGAAGAAGCATCCAAAAGTTCAAGTAAAGCACAGGAAAAAAGCCGAAGTGAAGCCTCTTCCGCTGTAGGCGGTGATACCGGTGACGCGCGTAAAGCGGCCAAAGCAGCAAAAAAAGCTGCGAATGAAACAGGCGATGCGGAAGATGCTGATAATAAAGTAAAAAAAGACCAGAAAAAGATCAAAGACTTGAATAAAGATATCGAAAAGACCAGAGAAAAGATTGCAAAGCTGCAGCAAGATCAGGTCTGAAACTTTATGAAGGATACAACTGTTCAATGTCAATCAACACATGGCAACAAAGGCAGGGAATTTTTCAGGGATAATTAACCGGGTTTTTATTATTTTCCTGTTGTTCACCTTTTTGGTGACAACAGGATCTTTTGTTTTGAGAAATGCCATAACGCATAAACTCGACAAATTAGGTGAGCAATTAAAAACACCTTCTTACCGCCAGGGGATCACCGCACTTTTGGTAGACCTGGACGTTGCGGAGAACAACTTTCAGAAAGCTGCGGCAGACGGAAGCCCGGCTGATCTGGCCATATATCAGCGGCGATTGGATACGATCTTTCGCGGAATGAATTTGATCATTGATCATTACCGGCAGGGTGGGGACAGTTCCCTACCGGAAAGCCGCAGGCAACTGGAACAAAAGCTGCAGCAAAAACTTAATTTATCGAGACAGTTATTCGGCCTACGGAAAAATTTTGATTTGTTGCTACGAGTCACCACTTTTGACCGCATCCATAACCGGGGTGATCTCCAGCATACATCATCTGTGCTCGTTAGTGCCGATACCATCGTAACCACCAAAAAAGAAACAGTAAAAAACAGTTTGCTGCGCAGGCTAAAAGATGCGTTTCACACCACGTAATCGGTAAAAGTACTCACTGTACGCCAGCGTCAACGGGAAAAGGCCGGACTTTCGAACGTAGCAGCAAAACGATTGCTGGCCGAACTTGGCTCGCAGTATGGACGGATGGCATTGTCCGGACAGGCCCTGGTAACAGCTAACCTTAATTTGTTGAACCAACTGCGGCAATTGACGCGGCAGTTACAGGATATAGACCAAATTGCTTATGAACAAAGCCGGGAAGCAACTTTAAAAGCTTATGCTTCAGCAACACGCGACCTAAATACTTTTACCGGCATCTCGCTTGTGGCCGTTTTGATCTTTATCGTTTTACTGGTGATCTATGTTCGCCGTGCCGGTTGGGCGGAACGGCGGATACGCGTGGAAAATAGCCGCGCTGTACGGTTGGCCGGTCAAAAATCGGAGATCCTGGCCATTATGAGCCATGAGATCCGTAATAAATTAATGGCGATCAACGGTGCGGTTTTTACAATGAAAAAAACAACATTGTCGGCGCAACAGGAACAGAAGCTGGGGGCAATTACGCTGGCCTCAGGCCTTGTATTGGAAACGATCAATAATGTATTAGATGCCAGTAAGCTGGAGCAGGGCTATGCGCAAACGCGGCAAAGCGGGCCTTTTAAACCAGAAGAAGCTATAGCCGAATCAATCGAAGCAATGCGTTTTATGGCTGAAAATAAAAACCTGCAATTGAAATTATTATGGAATGGGCACTCTGACACCATTGTTGAGGGTGATAGTTTTCGTCTTAAACAAGTCTTGTTGAATTTATTAAGCAATGCCATTAAATATACTGATCAAGGAAGCGTCTCAGTGACAGCTGAACTTGTAGGAGCAGGGCTCGGTCATCGGCTGAATGTGACGGTTAGTGATACAGGCTCGGGTATCCCTGCAAACAGGCAAGCGCAGTTGTTCACGCCATATTACCAGGCCGGAGGGCAAAAGCCCGGCACCGGCCTGGGGTTGTATCTGTGTCGCGAATTGATCCAGGGTCAGGGCGGAGAGATATCTCTCAAAAGTGAAGTGGACGAGGGGACAGTTATATCTTTTTGGATCCCTTATAAAAGACCAGAGAACCTCCCTGTTATGCATTAGCCAGGTCACATCGCTGCAACCTGGGATTTAAACCGGAACGCCTGATCAGCTTGCTACTAATTTTTTCCTTACCGTTAGTTTCTTTGCCAGCCGGTTTTGCTTCGGTTCCTCATCGCCGAGTATTATACCCCAGGCTTTGAGGCTTTCGACCCGGTCAAATATAATTTTCAATACCGCTATTACGGGTATGGATAAGAACATTCCCGGGATACCCCAGACCATTTCACCAATGATCACACCCAATACTGTGATCAGCGCATTGATCCGGACCTTAGAGCCCACAACCAATGGCAACAATATATTGCTGTCGATAAGGTGTGTGACCACCAGGGTAATTATCACATAAATCACCGTTATTTGCTCCGGTGATGTAGCGAAGGTCACTGCTGCGCTTAACACCAGTGCTGTGAATATCCCGATATAAGGTATGATGTTGAACAAACCAGTGATCAAACCCAGCAAGATGGCATACTTAACTCCCAGGATCATAAAAGCAACGCTAACTACTGTCGCAACAATGGCCATTTCGATTAGAAGCCCTGTGATATATTTCCGGATCATAAACTGCACTTTTTCAACAATGTCATGCACCACTTTTTTGTTATCTTCTTCAAAAACCGATTCCAAAAAACGCATGATCAGTTTGCGATATAGCAAAAAGAAAAAAGTATAGATAAAAGTAAAAACTAAAAATAGCAGCATTCCCGACAAGGATAACAATGTTGCGCCTACGACCGATCCCCCGGACGCAACTACTTTGTTAGTGGTATTTGTTACGAAAGTAAGTTGCTTATGCCGCGTGACATGAAAACTGGAACCGATCCATTCCATAACGTCATTTTGCGTTTTATGTAGTTGATTCTGGAACTGTGGCCAGTCACTCGCAAGGTCTGACACCTGGGAACCGATCACATAAAGCAATCCGCCAATACAGGCCAGCAGGCTTAAAACCGCGAGCATTGATGCTGCACTGCGCGGTATCTGGAGCTTATTTTCCAGAAAAGCGGCAAAAGGGAGTAATAAAATGGAAAACAGACAGGAAAATATTAATGGCGAAAGGATTTCCTTTGCGATGATCACGATCCAAACCAATGCAATCAGGCTGAAAAGTACGGCGGCCAGTTTTAAATAAAACGGCAATCCCTTGAATTGTTGTATATTCACAGTATTACCTTAATTTTTGTTTTACCGTATGTACTATTTCTGCTATTGCGTAGTCTTTCGCCTTGTTCATAAATAACGAAGGATTGTCCAATAACTCGTCCAGTATTGAGGTTCCGTCTATTCGTTTCCTGGTAATGAAGTAGATAGCATAAGCTGTTCCTGCGCCTAATAAAAAAGTCTTAATCGTGCCCATAAGTTTTTCATTGATATGGTCAACTATGATGCCACCAAATTGCAGGTTGATAAGAACAAACCAACACCATGCAAAGGCATGTGACGATGAATAACACTAAAGTTCCGGCAAAAGCAACAGGTTCCTTGGGAATTCCGGGTGAGGTTAACTCATAAGCGGAAACAGAATTTTATCTAATTGAATCAGATGGATCAATAAATCCATTGAAAAAAATGATTGCCTTGTTAGGTGAGAGAAGTAGGTTGTAATAAATTTAGTGCATAATTGTTCTTAAAAAACAATAGTAATTCAATATTGTATTAATATTGTTAGGCCGATTGGTTGCTAATAGGTTTATCATCTTTATAAATATTAAAGTTTTAGCCCAACTGTTTACACAATCCCCCAACTACAGATGAAAGAAAGATTCGATACATTATCAGCAACGTGCAGTAGGGAAACAACCCGGCTTTATAGTACCAGCTTTTCTCTCGGAATACTATTTTTTAAGAAAGATGTTCGTGATCCTATTCACGCGATATATGGTTTTGTGAGGCTGGCCGACGAGATTGTGGATAGTTTTCATGACTACCCAAAGTCATTGATGCTTGCTGAATTGAAGTCAGATACTTTTAAAGCTATTGAAAGGGGAATAAGCATTAACCCGGTAATTAATTCCTTCCAGCAGGTAGTTAATCAATTTGGCATAAAGCATCAGTTGATTATCCAGTTCCTGAATAGCATGGAGATGGATCTTGAAGATCAGGCCTATACTTCAGAAAAATACGATGAATATATCATGGGCTCTGCCCAGGTTGTGGGGCTGATGTGTTTGCATGTATTTTCCAATGGTAACGGAGAAGAATTTGAACACTTAAAAATACCCGCCATGAAACTGGGTTCAGCTTTTCAAAAAGTGAATTTTCTCCGGGATGTGAATGCAGATTATCAGGAATTGAACCGGACTTATTTTCCTGACGTTGACCTGTCTGCGTTTTCTGATGAAAACAAGCGGGCTATCGAGGAAGATATCTTAAAAGAATTAAATGAAGCCTTAAATGGGATCAGGCAATTACCGCGTTCCTGCCGCAAAGGGGTTTATCTGGCTTATGTTTATTACAAGCAGTTATTCCGAAAGATCGCTAAAGTCCCGGCTGAAAAAATAATGTCGGAACGTATAAGGGTATCTAATGGCCATAAATTCTACCTGATGTTTGATTCCCTGATCAGGTACAAATTAAATGTATTATGAAGGCTTTAGGCCTTTTAGGATGCTGGTAAATCAATTGCGTTTTAAAAGATGGAAGCGGGAAAACGGTAAATTAAAACAGAAAAAAGATGAATGATGGCATTGTGATTGTTGATAAAAATGGCCAGGGTATCGGTACAATGGAAAAAATGGCGGCTCACCGTGTGGGAGCCCTTCATCGTGCCTTCTCGGTGTTCGTATTTAACAGCCGGGGACAATTATTGCTGCAGCAAAGAGCTCTCGATAAATATCATTCAGGTGGCCTTTGGACAAACACTTGCTGCAGCCATCCGCGATTGGGCGAATTAACACTTGATGCTGCACATCGACGCTTACAGGAAGAAATGGGTTTTGATTGCGAACTGAAAGAATTGTTTCAATTCAGCTATCGCCACGAGTTTGAAAACGGGCTGATCGAACATGAATATGACCATGTATTTGTAGGCATGAGCGACGAGATGCCAAGGCCGGATGCGGCTGAAGTAGCCGGTTTCAGGTATATGGAAACTGATTTGCTGATCCTTGAATTATTAAAACAACCGGATGATTACACCGCCTGGTTTAAAATATGCCTGGAACAGGTGGTGGAAATGTATTGTTCTGCAGGTCAGGGTTAAATTAAAAACAAGTTAGCATGCTAAATATTAAAAGTGAACAGATCCATGAGTTGGAACAATATTACCGGATCAGCCTGATCAATAGCCTGATCGGTTTTCGTTCGTTAAACCTGTTGGGCACAACCAGTAACGACGGCATCTCCAATTTGTGCATCATCAGTTCTGCATTTCACCTCGGTGCAAACCCGCCGCTGATCGGATTGGTGATCAGGCCGGAACGCGAACATAACGACACGCTGCGTAACATCAAATCAACAGGTCAGTACACCCTCAATAACGTTTTACCCGAATGGTATATGCAGGCGCACCAAACCAGTGCGAGCTATCCGTCGGGGATTTCAGAATTCGACACCTGTGGGTTTCATAAACAATATGTTAAGGACTTCAAGGCACCCTTTGTCGGGGAATCTAACATTCGCATAGGACTGGAACTTCGGGAAATTATTGATATAGAAATTAATGGCACCACGATTCTTATCGGCGAGATCATTCACATACTAATGGATGATGATGTAATTGCAGCGGATGGAACTGTTGATCACGGTAAAGCGAAAACAATGACCGTGGCCGGATTAGATACCTATTATCTTCCGCAACCTGTCGGTCAGCTGGCCTACGCAAAGCCGGGTGTCGCGCCTCATTTATCTTCACTTCAGCCTTAGAAAACACGCGGAAATGAGCGGTCAAAATTTATATACTAATGACTTTTTAGACCTCAAACGGCTGTCGGGTGATCCGAATGCGGATGCTTTTATAATTCATGCGTTTGCTGATGAGTTAAAGAAAAGGCAGTTACAGGAATGGATGGCCGGAAAGTCCGGCCCGGAACATTTGGATAGTTTAAAGGGTGTTTTTCCGGATTTCGAGATTGTTAATAAAGCCAGCGATCTACCGTCCTGGGCCGAACCCCGTTTAATGAAGAAAGGGGCAGGTTTTTATGCCAGGCATTCAACCTCCATTATGAGTTTGCTTGGTTTATTATCCTTGCCGTATTGCTACACTGCGGCCAACGGCGCAATGGTATTGTATCTGTCAGAATTGATCCGGAAGCAAACCACCAAACGGCTTTATGATACCGCTGTTTTTGTTTGGGAAGTGATGGGGCCCAACGCTTTTGGAAAAAATGGCAACGCTTACGAAGAAATACTAAAAGTGCGGATTATGCATGCCGCTGTTCGTCACTACACCCTGGCAAACGGACATTGGGATCAATCCTGGGGAGTTCCTATCAACCAGGAAGATATGGCCGGAACTAATCTTTCATTTTCACTTTCACTTATCGTCATCTGTGGCTTACGGTTGCTCGGTTTTAGCGTGAGCCAGGACGACCAGGCAGCCTTTATGCACATCTGGGCAGTGGTTGGATATTTGACAGGCTTAGACGAGGACCTCATCCCTGAAAACTCCAGAATGGCACAACAATTAGATAACAGCATTAAAAAGCGTCAGTTTAAAACTTCAACTCAGGGACGGGAATTAACTTCTTCGCTAACAGCGCACATCATGTCTGTTAATAAAAGTAAAGCCACCGCCGAAGATATCCTGGGCTTAATGCGCTACCTGCTTGGACAAGAGATTGCGGATATGCTAGCGATAAATGCTCCGGACTTGCCCCGATACAAGCTGACCTTAATAAAGACAATGAACCTGTTGAAAAGCTTTAAACCAGAAGGCGACAGCAAAAAGGTTTATCATGCTGCTTATGCCACTTTTAAAGCGCAGAACCCGGAACTCGTTAAAAGAAACTAAATTTGAACGATCTGCCGATAATTTTAATCACCAAACCATGAAATCATACCAACTCATTCACCAACTGATAAACCTCGTAGCGGAACTTGAGGAAGAAAACCAGGGTAGGGAAGCTTCCATCCAGGATTTTACCGGTTTTTTATTGAATAAGGTTGGTCACACTGCTTATAGCAATACCAGTGGCGAGGTGAGGTTTGGAGAAAATGATCGTACCGCATTGGAGATCGCTTATCAGCTGGAGAATAACATTGGCCGTTTATTTGTTTTCATGAGCCGTTATGCTAAATTTTATATCAAAAAGGCTTTGGATGGTACCCCACTGCAAACCGGCGAAGATTTTACCGCGTTGGCTATTTTACTTACACACGATCATTTATCAAAGTCGGAACTGATCGGTTATAATCTGCAGGAAAAAACATCGGGCACTGAAGTGATCAGGCGGCTGATCGCATCAGGCCTGGTAAGGCAATGGGATGATGAGAAAGATAAACGCAGTAAGCACGTTGCCATTACCGATGAAGGAAAAGCTTTGTTATACCGGGTATTTGAACATACCAATTATGTAGGCAAGATCATTACCGGCAAATTAACTGTGGCCGAAAAATTCACCTTACAATACCTTTTACAGAAGCTGGAAGATTTTCATCTGGAACACCATGAAAAGAAAACGATTGTAAGCAAAGAAGATCTCAGAACCCTGGCAACTGAAATTAATCCTTTAAATTAAACGACACCATGAATTTGAATATAGTTGAAATTGATCTTATTATACAAATACATAGGAAAACAGCACAACATTGGATACCATTAAACTAAAGCTTGATTTGTGAAAGGGATTAAAAAGAATAATCTGCCTCAAAAAATCTGCCCAACCTGCGGCAGGCCTTTTACCTGGCGTAAAAAATGGGAAAAGGTATGGGATGAAGTTAAATACTGTTCAGAAAAATGCAGGAAGAACCGCTGATATTAACGCTGAAGTTGGACGAAAACAGCCAGGGCTTTTTTAATACTAAACGACAATTATATTTCCCGCCCGAACGAAATTTTTTAGAAGCTCATTTAATGCTTTTTCAT
The sequence above is a segment of the Mucilaginibacter celer genome. Coding sequences within it:
- a CDS encoding LytR/AlgR family response regulator transcription factor codes for the protein MEQVLNCLVIDDDPDVNAYVCEMVDQIPFLHLAGSYDNAPGALNRLEAGGIGLLVLDINLPGIDGVTFASTLKDLPREYIPRVILISGSRDYAVDGYKVDAVDYLVKPFSYEDFYRAVAKVRTLANVPKTSPADEYLFLKVEHDLIRVNIREICYIESFKDYVKVFTGDQTIIALSTLKAMEERLSGKRFMRVHRSFIVNIDKIEQIQHLTIRFGKTIIPVTEQYREAFKAEFREWL
- a CDS encoding sensor histidine kinase; its protein translation is MLAELGSQYGRMALSGQALVTANLNLLNQLRQLTRQLQDIDQIAYEQSREATLKAYASATRDLNTFTGISLVAVLIFIVLLVIYVRRAGWAERRIRVENSRAVRLAGQKSEILAIMSHEIRNKLMAINGAVFTMKKTTLSAQQEQKLGAITLASGLVLETINNVLDASKLEQGYAQTRQSGPFKPEEAIAESIEAMRFMAENKNLQLKLLWNGHSDTIVEGDSFRLKQVLLNLLSNAIKYTDQGSVSVTAELVGAGLGHRLNVTVSDTGSGIPANRQAQLFTPYYQAGGQKPGTGLGLYLCRELIQGQGGEISLKSEVDEGTVISFWIPYKRPENLPVMH
- a CDS encoding AI-2E family transporter, which gives rise to MNIQQFKGLPFYLKLAAVLFSLIALVWIVIIAKEILSPLIFSCLFSILLLPFAAFLENKLQIPRSAASMLAVLSLLACIGGLLYVIGSQVSDLASDWPQFQNQLHKTQNDVMEWIGSSFHVTRHKQLTFVTNTTNKVVASGGSVVGATLLSLSGMLLFLVFTFIYTFFFLLYRKLIMRFLESVFEEDNKKVVHDIVEKVQFMIRKYITGLLIEMAIVATVVSVAFMILGVKYAILLGLITGLFNIIPYIGIFTALVLSAAVTFATSPEQITVIYVIITLVVTHLIDSNILLPLVVGSKVRINALITVLGVIIGEMVWGIPGMFLSIPVIAVLKIIFDRVESLKAWGIILGDEEPKQNRLAKKLTVRKKLVAS
- a CDS encoding YtxH domain-containing protein, which gives rise to MGTIKTFLLGAGTAYAIYFITRKRIDGTSILDELLDNPSLFMNKAKDYAIAEIVHTVKQKLR
- a CDS encoding phytoene/squalene synthase family protein, translated to MKERFDTLSATCSRETTRLYSTSFSLGILFFKKDVRDPIHAIYGFVRLADEIVDSFHDYPKSLMLAELKSDTFKAIERGISINPVINSFQQVVNQFGIKHQLIIQFLNSMEMDLEDQAYTSEKYDEYIMGSAQVVGLMCLHVFSNGNGEEFEHLKIPAMKLGSAFQKVNFLRDVNADYQELNRTYFPDVDLSAFSDENKRAIEEDILKELNEALNGIRQLPRSCRKGVYLAYVYYKQLFRKIAKVPAEKIMSERIRVSNGHKFYLMFDSLIRYKLNVL
- the idi gene encoding isopentenyl-diphosphate Delta-isomerase: MNDGIVIVDKNGQGIGTMEKMAAHRVGALHRAFSVFVFNSRGQLLLQQRALDKYHSGGLWTNTCCSHPRLGELTLDAAHRRLQEEMGFDCELKELFQFSYRHEFENGLIEHEYDHVFVGMSDEMPRPDAAEVAGFRYMETDLLILELLKQPDDYTAWFKICLEQVVEMYCSAGQG
- a CDS encoding flavin reductase family protein is translated as MLNIKSEQIHELEQYYRISLINSLIGFRSLNLLGTTSNDGISNLCIISSAFHLGANPPLIGLVIRPEREHNDTLRNIKSTGQYTLNNVLPEWYMQAHQTSASYPSGISEFDTCGFHKQYVKDFKAPFVGESNIRIGLELREIIDIEINGTTILIGEIIHILMDDDVIAADGTVDHGKAKTMTVAGLDTYYLPQPVGQLAYAKPGVAPHLSSLQP
- a CDS encoding oxygenase MpaB family protein — protein: MSGQNLYTNDFLDLKRLSGDPNADAFIIHAFADELKKRQLQEWMAGKSGPEHLDSLKGVFPDFEIVNKASDLPSWAEPRLMKKGAGFYARHSTSIMSLLGLLSLPYCYTAANGAMVLYLSELIRKQTTKRLYDTAVFVWEVMGPNAFGKNGNAYEEILKVRIMHAAVRHYTLANGHWDQSWGVPINQEDMAGTNLSFSLSLIVICGLRLLGFSVSQDDQAAFMHIWAVVGYLTGLDEDLIPENSRMAQQLDNSIKKRQFKTSTQGRELTSSLTAHIMSVNKSKATAEDILGLMRYLLGQEIADMLAINAPDLPRYKLTLIKTMNLLKSFKPEGDSKKVYHAAYATFKAQNPELVKRN
- a CDS encoding MarR family winged helix-turn-helix transcriptional regulator; the encoded protein is MKSYQLIHQLINLVAELEEENQGREASIQDFTGFLLNKVGHTAYSNTSGEVRFGENDRTALEIAYQLENNIGRLFVFMSRYAKFYIKKALDGTPLQTGEDFTALAILLTHDHLSKSELIGYNLQEKTSGTEVIRRLIASGLVRQWDDEKDKRSKHVAITDEGKALLYRVFEHTNYVGKIITGKLTVAEKFTLQYLLQKLEDFHLEHHEKKTIVSKEDLRTLATEINPLN
- a CDS encoding DUF2256 domain-containing protein, with the translated sequence MKGIKKNNLPQKICPTCGRPFTWRKKWEKVWDEVKYCSEKCRKNR